The region AAAGGAGGCGCCAAGCGTCATCGTAAAGTTCTTCGTGATAACATCCAGGGTATCACCAAACCAGCTATCCGTCGTTTGGCCCGTCGTGGTGGTGTCAAACGTATCTCTGGTCTCATTTACGAAGAAACCCGTGGTGTACTGAAAGTATTCTTGGAGAACGTCATCCGTGATGCCGTCACCTACACCGAGCACGCCAAGAGAAAGACCGTCACCGCCATGGATGTCGTCTATGCTCTGAAACGCCAAGGCCGTACTTTGTACGGATTTGGTGGTTAGATCCAACTACAAAAAcccaaaccaaacggcccttttcagggccaccacatcctccaaaaagagaactaccgaATCTGACTAAAGTAGTGTACATTTGTTGATACTTCCTCCAAGTTTCTAACTTGAAGTTGCACAGACCCACACGAAAAGTGAATAAAGAACAATCCCAACATGATCTAGAAACTTCAACGAAGTGATTGTTTGATTATGACCTAGGTTAGACTGAAGTAAACAAACGAAATATATACTAATACCAATATCAGCAGTACAGCATGGCAAACATC is a window of Glandiceps talaboti chromosome 5, keGlaTala1.1, whole genome shotgun sequence DNA encoding:
- the LOC144435519 gene encoding histone H4, whose protein sequence is MSGRGKGGKGLGKGGAKRHRKVLRDNIQGITKPAIRRLARRGGVKRISGLIYEETRGVLKVFLENVIRDAVTYTEHAKRKTVTAMDVVYALKRQGRTLYGFGG